tatgtacatatacacacacatatatatctacatatatatacttgTTTTATATCTTAAATTGCTGAGATCTTAATTTCTttcacctttgttttttttttttttgagacggagtcttgctctgttgcccaggctggagcacagtggcatgatctcagctcactgcaacttctgcctcccaggttcaagtgattctcctgcctcagcctcctgagtagctgggattacagacatgcaccactacacctggctaatttttgtatttttagtagagatggggtttcaccatctctacgggaggctggtcttgaactgacctcaggcaatccacccgccttggcctcccagagtgctgggattacaggcaagagccactgtgcagggctctttcaccattaagtggtTGATCTTATCAGCTTTCCTGTCTGGAGATAAACTGGAATTTCTGAAGGAAGTAAGAACCTTAACAGATACTATGTTCTAAATTCCTTTtttgcagccgggcgcggtggctcacgcctgtaatcccagtactttgggaggctggggtgggtggatcagttgaggtcaggagttcaagaccagcctggccaacatggcaaaaccccgcctctactaaaaatacaaaattagctgggcatggtgatgtgtgcctataatcccagctacttgggaggctgaggcaggagaattgcttgaacccaggaggcagaggttgcagcgagctgagatcgcaccactgcactccagcctgggtgacagagtgagactccatctcaaaaaaataagtaaataaattcctttttgctTACTCAGGATGTGTATGGTTTATACCTTTGGAATTGTTTGAGATTGCAGTTCAGGGAATTCTCACCTGTGCATACTTGGTTGAGAGTGGTAAGCAATTAAAATCCTTCAGTTTTTATGTAACATATTAGTTCAGTTGTTAATAAGACATTTAAGTGTTCTTGCCTTAACTTCTCCATAGTAGTAGGGACTGTGTTTGGTATGGCTAGATGAATTTAGGTGATTTTGAAAGTTTTAAGTAAGTGATGTCTACTTCTAAAATGGAGAACCTCATtaccagctttttctttttttcttttttttagacagagtcttgctctgtcaccaggctggagtgcagtggcgtgatcttggctcactgcaacctccgcctcccgggttcaagggattcacctgcttcagcctcccgagtagctgggactacaggcacacgccaccacgccctgcaaattttttctgttttagtggagacggggtttcaccatgttggccaggctggtctcaatctcctgacctcgtgatccgccctcctcggcctcccaaagtgctgggattacaggcgtgagccactgtgcctggccgatgcCAGCTTTTTCATGAACTATGGGATATAAGTTTATAAGAAAGGAtaagaatgcctttttttttttttttaacctgcagAATATCATCAAAAAAGTGAATGGCCAGAAGTTTGTGTACAAGTTTGTCTCTTATCCAGAGATTTTGAACATGGATCCAATGACAGTGGGCAGGATTGAGGGTGACTGTGAAAGTTTAAACTTCAGTGAAGTCAGCAGCAGTTCCAAAGATGTGGAGAATGGAGGGAAAGagaaaccacctcagcctggtgCCAAGACCTCTAGCCGCAATGACTACATACACTCTGGCTTATATTCTTCATTTACTCTCAACTCTTTGAACTCCTCCAATGTAAAGCTTTTCAAATTGATAAAGACTGAGAATCCAGCCGAGAAACTGGCAGAGAAAAAATCTCCTCAGGAGCCCACACCATCTGTCATCAAATTTGTCACGACACCTTCCAAAAAGCCACCGGTTGAACCTGTTGCTGCCACCATTTCAACTGGCCCAAGTATTTCTCCATCTTCAGAAGAAACTATCCAAGCTTTGGAGACATTGGTTTCCCCAAAACTGCCTTCCCTGGAagccccaacctctgcctctaacGTAATGACTGCTTTTGCCACCACACCACCCATTTCGTCCATACCCCCTTTGCAGGAACCTCCCAGAACACCTTCACCACCACTGAGTTCTCACCCAGACATCAACACAGACATTGATTCAGTGGCTTCTCAGCCAATGGAACTTCCAGAGAACTTGTCACTGGAGCCTAAAGACCAGGATTCAGTCTTGCCAGAAAAGGACAAAGCAAATAATTCATCAAGATCCAAGAAACCCAAAGGGTTAGAACTGGCACCCACCCTTGTGATCACGAGCAGTGATCCAAGCCCACTGGGAATACTGAGCCCATCTCTCCCTACAGCTTCTCTTACACCAGCATTTTTTTCACAGGTAGCTCGCTTGCTGTTTATGGTGTCACCattgctttcatttatttgccCTTTTAAGCAAATCCAGAATTTATACACTCAAGTTTGCTTTCTGTTACTTAGGTTTGTCTTAGAAAGGTTATGTGTGACTGTCATGTGAAAGTTACCCCATTTCTCATCTTAATTAGGATTGCTAAAATAGAAAGTTTggagtattttctttaaaaatttattgttctacaagtaaataaatattttgatttttctgttttctcttaaaGTACACACGCTCTCTCGCTCTCTCGGTCTTATAAAACTCGGTGTCTTATAAAACAAACAGTGATAATCTCAAGTTAGGAAACAGTAGGTCCTGAGAACCGTAAGAAAAATGACTGGTGTGATGTTGAGTAACAAGTTGGTACAGTTACTTTAGCTATTTATTAACTTGCTCATCTCATAGaacattttaatagattttttgcAGAcctcattattaaaaaaaaaacaaacatgctGGTGTCTTGGTTACCCATTATTCCTCTGTACCTGAATTCAGGTTGGTTTTTCTGTTTGGAAAAGATTCTGTAAATGTTGGCTTAAAAAGAGGTTGAGCACCAGAATCTCAGAATTTACCACCAAAgaactcatccatgtaaccaaaaaccacttgtacccccaaaaactattgaaataaaaatttaaaaaattttaagtagttATTATCACCTTTATCTTTCTTagtttgtaaaaataatttttgagttttGTCATGATAAAATTTCAGACTTGGAGATATTTGGAGTGGAGGATAGGGCAATATTTAGGTTTGGGTTATTTGTGTGCTATTTCAAGGATAAAACATCCTGGTAAGtcattcagtgaatatttttgcTTTGTGTATTGCAGACACCCATCATACTGACTCCAAGCCCCTTGCTCTCCAGTATCCACTTCTGGAGTACTCTCAGTCCTGTTGCTCCCCTAAGTCCAGCCAGACTGCAAGGTGCTAACACACTTTTCCAGGTAATTTTACAAAAATCTGTCTTCTGTAGTTGGAGCATGTTAAATGAAGAAAGAGGCAAAAAGGCAGGGTCCCACTATTCAGTTTAATCATTATAAAACTTGTATTTAatgaatattcctttttttatttttttgagatggagtcctcaccatgtcgcccaggctgaagtgcagtggcataatctcagctcactgcaacctgcacctcccaggttcaagcgattctcctgcctcagcctccggagtagctaagattacaggtgtgcaacaccacgcctggctaatttttgtgtttttagtgagacagggtttgaccatgttgtccagactggtctccaactcttgaccccaggtgatccgcccaccttggtctcccaaagtgttgagattacaggcatgagccattgtgccctgcCCAATGAATAttctttagatttatttttgaatttctaaatttaatttcctaGCTGGAAAACAGCTTGGATAAATATAGCaaagtttcattttcattatttactaTTACATACATTTGAGTTAGACCAAGAATTGTTCAATACTGTAGGAGATTTAGAGCCTACCCCAAGTTTTTGTCACTAGaaattctctatttaaaaaaaaaaaatgggccaggcactgtgtggctcatgcctgtaatcccagcactttggtaggccgaggcaggaagattgcttgagctcaggagtttgagaccagcctggacaacctaaggagaccttgtctgtactagaaataaaaaaaattaagttaggcatagtagcacgtgcctgtggcccctagagctacttgggaggctgaggtgggaggaccgcttgagcccagtagatcaaggctgcagtgagctataatggcaccactgcactccggcctgggtgacacagtgagaccttgtctcaaaaaaacaaaatccacacgcacacacattctctctctctctcgctctctctctcacacacacacacacacatacacatatatgggGGATCTCTGCACATAGGTTCCCTCTTTTAAttaaggattaaaaaaatttttttttgaggcggagttttgctcttgttgttcaggctggaatgcaatggcgcgatctcagctcactgcaacctctgcctcctgggttcaagcggttctcctgccttagcctcccgagtagccaggattataggcatgtgccaccacgctaggctaattttgtatttttagtagagacgaggtttcttcatgttgatcaggctggtctcaaactcctgacctcaggtgatccgcccgcctcagcctcccaaagtgctgggattacaggcatgagccactgcacccggcccaagcattttttttttttaaatagagaaaggTCTTGAAAATGGTATATCAAACAGTCCCATTTCTCCCTCACTCAGAATTGATAATTTATCAACattttatatgtacatttttaaaaaaatgaatattatctCTTCACCAAGATGTTAAGAAAGTTCTTGCCATTCCTAATGGGTTTAGCCATTATTTTGCCCAAAACACCTATATGTTATAACTTAAAGACTTTCTTGGAGtcaattcatttacttattcatggTTGACTATCtctgattttcttatattttgtaatttaactTCTCATccttttagaaatgaaatggtagggaaaaagaagaaaattaaaaatctttctacttttttttttgccaacatttaaaattattgaatagaaaaaaaagttgagaatttttcatatttttttcattgccACTCATGAGCAGATAATTGAGTTATAGAGTCAGCTGAGACCTTAAGCAAAGTCATAGTGCTCCTGTAGCTTCAGCCTGGAATCTCCCTGTAGAGCTGGCCTCAGAATACTTGATGGGGAACCCTTTTCTAGGATGAGTGCCCTCTAACTATTTGTACCTTTCTGGATCTCTCTTGGTTTATGGTTTGCTCCATAATTGAATTACACTCCGTAGTGCATATTGTCATTTACTTGAACTTTCTGAAACCTTCATTTGAGGTTAATTGTAAATCTGTGTACCTTAGGATATGAAGGAAGGTACAGGTTGTTCTTTGTTTCTACTCCATTGAGGTAAGTTGGAGaatgttaatatttaatatgttaggacaaaagatttttgtttgtagtttttgttaGGACATCATATTCTTTCATGATAAACAGCCACTGCCTTTTTCCTGTGAGCCATTACAGAAGGCTGTTGTGTTTTGCCTCAGGTGATAGAGTAGGACAGAAAGTAAAAGTTGGGGTTGAGTAATAGGATGAtaacatgttttgttttctttctcagtttccttCTGTACTGAACAGTCATGGGCCATTCACTCTGTCTGGGCTGGATGGACCTTCCACCCCTGGCCCATTTTCCCCAGACCTACAGAAGACATAACCTATGCACTTGTGGAATGAGAGAACCGAGGAACAAAGAAACAGACATTCAACGTGATTGCATTTGAAGTGAGCAATTGATAGTTCTACAATGCTGATAATAGActattgtgatttttgccattcCCCATTGAAAACATCTTTTTAGGATTCTCTTTGAGTAGGACTCAAGTTGGACTATATGTATAAAAATGCCTTAATTGGAGTCTAAACTCTACCtccttctgtcttttccttttctttttctttctttccttccctcctttccttttctcctttcaaaatattttgagcttTGTGCTGAAGAAATTTTTGGTGGGGTTTAGTGGCTGTGCTTTGCAAGAGCAATTAAGAACAAAGTTACTCCTTCTGGCTATTGGGACCCTTTGGCCAGGAAAAATTATGCTTAGAAtctattatttaaagaaatatttgtgaaatgaattgGCATCTTTAGGACTAAGTGTGCTCTGTTGAATGGCTTAAAGTGAGCTGTTCCTAAGCAGTGGAAGAAGAATCGTTCTATTCATACAAAGATTGGAGCAGTCATACTGGGGAGATTGTTTTGTGTGAACTATAACGTGTAAGCAACTCCATGAAAAGGCATCTTGTTTACCTTTATTCAGCGTGGGTCTCTTAGCCATATGTATGATCCTGTCTGAACCTGTCAACAGAGCATGGAGCTAGTCTATTTCACTATAGAAAGATTTTTAGACCTGGGGTTTAAGACAGTTTTTGGAACACCTAGTAAGAATATGGGACCTCACATCTAGCACAGAAATGCTATTTGCCCTCTGGGTGGTATGATTATATGCCCATGGAATACAGCATGGGAAATGATCACTTTTAGGAGGATGAACTTGGATTTTGAATATTTGAAACATCTCTGAGTAAAATATTTGATCAAATAACTTGAAACATCATGTAGTGGTTTTCTCAATTAGAAGATAACCAAGTGAAGGACCCTGTCTTTTTCCTGTTCATTTTACCTCATTTCTACTACATATTTATCACCTTTCCTTTATGTTTAAGGTTGTTAGAGGTTATGATAGTTTTAAAGATGCAATTAGGAAGGTAGAATTCAAAGTGAAGCCTCCCCAGTGAGAAGCGAAGATgtgcttatttccttttttttttttttttttgagacggagtcttgctctgtcacccagggtggagtgcagtggtgcaatctcggctcactgtaagctccgcctcccgggttcaagcaattctcctgcttcagcctcctgagtagctgggactacaggcatgcgccactacacctggctaatttttgtatttttagtagagacggggtttcaccatgttggccaggatggtcttgatctcttgaccttgtgatccgcccacctcagcctcccaaagtgctgggattacaggcatgagccacggcgcctggctcaGATGTGCttatttctttcaactttttttttttttttaatggggaagaGCAGAGTTCATTTGGGAATGCTTATACGTAGGGATTGGATTGTTCATATTAGTAGTAAAAAATGTAGGCCTTCTTCTCTACattaccaaatttttaaaatattactatatGGTAATCAATGCCAGGTACAGATTTGTTGGTTCCCCAGACTGAATTGATATCAGTATCACAGTGGAGTCTTTTGAAAAATTTGGCACTAAAGTCCAGGATTAAATTATATGTTGTCACCACTCACCACCACTACTACCCTCCCCCACCAATCTCTCCCACCGGTTAAACTCGTCTTCTAACCCTGTAGAATCACGTGAACTAAATGAAG
This portion of the Pongo abelii isolate AG06213 chromosome 1, NHGRI_mPonAbe1-v2.0_pri, whole genome shotgun sequence genome encodes:
- the ELK4 gene encoding ETS domain-containing protein Elk-4; translated protein: MDSAITLWQFLLQLLQKPQNKHMICWTSNDGQFKLLQAEEVARLWGIRKNKPNMNYDKLSRALRYYYVKNIIKKVNGQKFVYKFVSYPEILNMDPMTVGRIEGDCESLNFSEVSSSSKDVENGGKEKPPQPGAKTSSRNDYIHSGLYSSFTLNSLNSSNVKLFKLIKTENPAEKLAEKKSPQEPTPSVIKFVTTPSKKPPVEPVAATISTGPSISPSSEETIQALETLVSPKLPSLEAPTSASNVMTAFATTPPISSIPPLQEPPRTPSPPLSSHPDINTDIDSVASQPMELPENLSLEPKDQDSVLPEKDKANNSSRSKKPKGLELAPTLVITSSDPSPLGILSPSLPTASLTPAFFSQTPIILTPSPLLSSIHFWSTLSPVAPLSPARLQGANTLFQFPSVLNSHGPFTLSGLDGPSTPGPFSPDLQKT